AACACCAAAACTATGAGAAATTAAGAAAAGATGCTTAGAAATAATCTAATATCTGGAAGTACCTGTAATTTACTCATCAAGCGTTTCAGGagacttttctgttaaagagtcATCGATGATCAGGATATCACGAATGTAAGCTGCAATGCCGAACTTGCCCCTTGCATCATGTCCACTCCCCATTTCTGTTGATGTGTGCGGCACTCCTTCTTTGCCTATGGTTTCTGAATATACTTCCCCGCCAAAATGAACCGCATTCGCACTTTGTTTCAACAATACGAATAGATCACCCGGCCAGTATCCTACTTCTTTATTCTCTAACGTTAACCACCAATTGCTTGTGTTTACATCCTGAAGAAATTtttgcaaaatggccaaaaaaatAATCCGTTACAGTCGAATAGAACTAGaactgaagaaaattatgcaaccGGAATTGTCAGACGCGGAATAATATGGTCTTACCTGAAAGATGAAGATTCCTATCGCGTATTGCTCACCATCTTCAATAGAAACTGGCTCAATTGGAGAACCAAGAGCAACTTCATGGTTTGTTTGTACAAACCCTGTACAGATGAGATCAAAGCAGCCGGTTTCAATTGATCGATCAACCTGTTATGACATATATATGAAATCAGCATGCTTTCAGGAAAGATATTGCTCAATACACAAACTTACAAAAAGATGAAGAAACTGAAAACTAAAGTCTTGTTATGTGGAATATATGCTTACAGTCCAATATATAAAAAATCGTGCTCTTGTATCGCCGTACAGAGTGGGATTCACCTGAAAATGTTTCAGTAAATCAAATTAGTAGTTGTGAGCATAAAACTTGAGTTATACATTGTTTCGCAAACAACAGTAAAGAAAAAGCAAGTTTAGTTGGTAACATGCATATGTGTGCTTACCATCCAGCCAGCTTTGACACTCTCCTGCCTTCCATCGCGAGAAAGAGAAATAAGTCGCACTTGAGATGCAGAATACTCATTTGGCTTTTCAACATATGGATTCCAAACATTGATATCTCCTTTAGCTCCTTTATAATCGTATCCTTCAGTTACTAGGATTGCAGTCTGTAGAGTAATAATCACTGACTTAACTACTCAAACTTACTGTAAGAACTTAGAAATTGACATAGCTCTTAGCATATGAATAATGAGAAAAAAATTGGTACTGAGAATGAGAAGTTCAAGTATTATAACATAAGGGAGCTTACCGAGTGATTGACGTAAAGGTTATTAGATTTCAAGTCCAGTGTATGTGCCTTGTTAGTCTTTTGGCTTGTACTCCTATTTGAATGAGTAATGTATGAGTATTTTCTTCCATAATTCTCAAGAGAGGTTGCTTTAAGTAGTTCCTGTTTCCGAATTCTACGCATAGGTATTGTACCCATCGGACAACTTCCACTTCTCCACCAGCTTTGCGACACGGCTCGCATCGATGTCACGTTTCTGCTCTTAGTTATAGGATACAAGCTTGGTTTCATCTGCATTAAAATGTATAGCAGCAAAAGAAAAGGCAGTTAAAATGTGTAGCAAATTCCCCTGTGTAGTTGCAGACGACCTGATGAATTTGAAACTAACTCTTCACTGCAccataaaaagaaatttttttttttttttactacctGAATGGTGTGATTCTTCAAAGaaggatgatcaaatgcaggTTGTTTGTAGATATCCACACAGTCGATAACATCACCATAATCAGTCTGGATGGGTTTAAGTGAAGGCTTATTGAGAAGCTGTGACATTTCATTAACCTTCAAAACTTTCTCTTTTTCACTTACTAGTCCATAGCTGCTTGTCACAGTAATAAATTTTAAGAAGAATAGTGCAACTAATAAGAAACCCAAACCATACACCTTCATTTTCATCTATTATGTCTATAACAGTAATGCTTCtgatcttttcttctcttttttttttgataagaagctTCTGATGAGTAACAAAGAAATTGCAAACTGATTTAAATAGTAAATATGGCAAGGATGTTGAATCATGTTATAGTTTTTGTGTCAGAAATTTGTTGGATGTGAAGGAAACATGTTATTTTTGTTGTGTCAGAAATCTGTTAGATGTGAAGGAATCATGTTGCATTTTTGTGGTGTCAGAAATTTGATGCCAAACTGATTTAAATAGTAAATATGTGAAGGAGGTTTGCATCATGTTGCATTTGTTGAATGTGTGAAGCAGTCCAACACTCAAATTCCTTCTCTTCTAATAGTACATCACAAAGCTCATCAGCTATCTGATACACGCCATGTAAATCAAAATTTGATAAACAAAAACATGAAGGGCCAACCTGTAGGTTTGTTCTTCCATGCCCACTCCCGTACCTGAAGCGTGAAGGCCCTGCAAGTTTCAAgcaagataaagataaagaaaacCATCAGTCGTCTATGCTTTCCATTTTAGGTGGACGGTAAAGAACAAAGAAACTGAAACAAAAGGCCGTTAGCTATCATACTGGCACCAATAACTTAACATCGTATACCTGGTGGAAACGAGCAGAACCAACACCTGCATTGGCTGAAACCTGCAATTGAGCATAACAATCAACTAACATCCAAACCATGTAACTTGGAACAATCTAGTCTTGGTGAATCCCTAAGGAAAATAGCAAGATGCAATAAGTCTCAGAATTTACCTGAGCATTTAGATGACCAACGAAACAGATCCCTGgcactgaaataaacaaatatCCACATATTATGGAGTGATTATAAGGCATAACCTAGCCTTAGCTTAGCCATTGGCTAAAGGCAACATATATCGTACTAAAACAATCAAATAACAGACGACTTGGGCACTAAGCGGTGAATTAAAAAAAGGTTGCTGCAGCTGTTGGTGGTGATGCATCTGTGGTTGAATCCGACTTTGTTGTGACTGAGGGCCTTCTTTGGTTGATAGGCATAGGAGCTGTAGTTGTCACAGTGACTGTGATTGAGATTGAAACTGTTGAACCGGAAGTTTTTGTGGATGAGGGAATTTTGCTGCTGTCTTGCTCATATAAGGTTAACTCCTCGGGCTTCTCCCACTACAACTAATGCACATTTAGAGACATGAGATCATTTTCCACAACTTAGAGGTACAAAACCACAAAAAATAATGTGAAAATTTTAAAAATACAGCAAAGGAATAATAAGGAAAAACGTTAACCTTCTTTCCACTTGTTACACTGTTATAGTAGTACTTGTACCCTTAAGGGAAGGTGTGTTCTGTCCAATTACAAGGAGGAACTGCAACCTGCCCACCAA
This genomic interval from Papaver somniferum cultivar HN1 unplaced genomic scaffold, ASM357369v1 unplaced-scaffold_107, whole genome shotgun sequence contains the following:
- the LOC113328240 gene encoding uncharacterized protein LOC113328240 isoform X2 gives rise to the protein MWIFVYFSARDLFRWSSKCSGFSQCRCWFCSFPPGPSRFRYGSGHGRTNLQLLNKPSLKPIQTDYGDVIDCVDIYKQPAFDHPSLKNHTIQMKPSLYPITKSRNVTSMRAVSQSWWRSGSCPMGTIPMRRIRKQELLKATSLENYGRKYSYITHSNRSTSQKTNKAHTLDLKSNNLYVNHSTAILVTEGYDYKGAKGDINVWNPYVEKPNEYSASQVRLISLSRDGRQESVKAGWMVNPTLYGDTRARFFIYWTVDRSIETGCFDLICTGFVQTNHEVALGSPIEPVSIEDGEQYAIGIFIFQDVNTSNWWLTLENKEVGYWPGDLFVLLKQSANAVHFGGEVYSETIGKEGVPHTSTEMGSGHDARGKFGIAAYIRDILIIDDSLTEKSPETLDE
- the LOC113328240 gene encoding uncharacterized protein LOC113328240 isoform X1; protein product: MPYNHSIICGYLFISVPGICFVGHLNAQVSANAGVGSARFHQGLHASGTGVGMEEQTYSYGLVSEKEKVLKVNEMSQLLNKPSLKPIQTDYGDVIDCVDIYKQPAFDHPSLKNHTIQMKPSLYPITKSRNVTSMRAVSQSWWRSGSCPMGTIPMRRIRKQELLKATSLENYGRKYSYITHSNRSTSQKTNKAHTLDLKSNNLYVNHSTAILVTEGYDYKGAKGDINVWNPYVEKPNEYSASQVRLISLSRDGRQESVKAGWMVNPTLYGDTRARFFIYWTVDRSIETGCFDLICTGFVQTNHEVALGSPIEPVSIEDGEQYAIGIFIFQDVNTSNWWLTLENKEVGYWPGDLFVLLKQSANAVHFGGEVYSETIGKEGVPHTSTEMGSGHDARGKFGIAAYIRDILIIDDSLTEKSPETLDE
- the LOC113328240 gene encoding uncharacterized protein LOC113328240 isoform X3 → MWIFVYFSARDLFRWSSKCSGFSQCRCWFCSFPPGPSRFRYGSGHGRTNLQTDYGDVIDCVDIYKQPAFDHPSLKNHTIQMKPSLYPITKSRNVTSMRAVSQSWWRSGSCPMGTIPMRRIRKQELLKATSLENYGRKYSYITHSNRSTSQKTNKAHTLDLKSNNLYVNHSTAILVTEGYDYKGAKGDINVWNPYVEKPNEYSASQVRLISLSRDGRQESVKAGWMVNPTLYGDTRARFFIYWTVDRSIETGCFDLICTGFVQTNHEVALGSPIEPVSIEDGEQYAIGIFIFQDVNTSNWWLTLENKEVGYWPGDLFVLLKQSANAVHFGGEVYSETIGKEGVPHTSTEMGSGHDARGKFGIAAYIRDILIIDDSLTEKSPETLDE